The genomic interval GAGCTTGAGCCGAACCATGTCCGGATAAATGTCCGCTTACATGATGATCCGCATTCCCATACGTAATCCGCTGAGGAGAGATTCATGAGCACACTTGTCGATACCAGATGGGCGATGCAGCCCAATGTCCGTTATATGGCGATCAATCAGGCAAAAACCTGGGATTACCTTTTCCGTCTGGTGGAGGATGGAGAGTTTCGATTGCCGGTTCGGCGTATGTGCCACCTGCGCCAGAGCGGCTTGATGAAAAATGGCAGGAGCTTGAGCAGCTTGTGGAAAAGAGGATAATCAAAAACTTTACGATGAATTTAGCTGGTGACGCGTAGTTTGGATCGGTGGATGCGCCGACGCTTTGTTGGGCGAGTTACGCCATTTTTACCACCGCATCAGCGCGGAGTAGATCGTCTTGATCGTGGGTAATCAGCAGGACGGTTTGGCCGTCGATATTGTCCCATACGGTTTGCATAAATTCGGCACGGGTGAGTGGATCAAGCCCTTCGGTTGGTTCATCTAAGATAATAATCGGTGGGCGTTTCAGGAGTGTGCGCGCCAGCACCAGTCGCCGCCCTTGTCCACCGGAAAGGGTCGCACCGCTTTCGCCGACCCACGTTTCGAGCCCGTGTGGCAAGGTGCGAACAAATGCTGCGAGTTTCGCGCGCTCCAGCGCTTGCCACAGTTCGTCGTCGTTGGCGTCCGGTTTGCCGAGCAGGAGATTGTCGCGGATGGTAGCACCGAAAAGGTCACTTTTTTGCGAAACAACACCGATGAGGGTGCGCAGTGTCGCTTCGTCAAAGTGGCGTACATCAATCCCGTCGATGGCGATTTCTCCTTGCTGCGGGTCGTACAAGCGGGCAAGTAGATGGGTGAGCGTTGATTTTCCAATGCCGGAACGTCCGGCAATAGCGACGGTTTTCCCTTGATCTATGCGGAGTGAAAAATCCTGCACGATCGGTTTTGATGGGTCATAACCAAATGTTACATTTTGGAAAACAACATCATATCGATTGGGTAGGGCAATTGATTGTTCGGGAAACGTAACGGCGGGTGTCGCGCAAACTATTTCATTCAGCCGAGTTGCGGCATTAACGGTTTTTCCGAGTGATTGCCATGCGAGTGGTAGCCCCATAACGGCTTCGAAGGCGGCGAGTGACCCGAAGGCTATCAGCGCGATGTGCGCACCGTCAAAGACTCCGGCTTGGCTGAGGGGAATGGCTATTATGAGCAGGATGACGACGGCGAATCCAGCGAGACAGGTGTTGGTGGCACTGCCAAAGGCACTGGCGTAGGCAAATTTTCGCTGCCCTTGCAGGAGTTGCGCGGCATATGCTGCAATTCGCTTTTGGTGTTTTCTGTAAGCACCATACGCGAGCAGATCAGCCATCCCTTGAATATCTTCGACTAAAGCGGTACGCAGTTGATTTGATGCTACTAAGGTCTCCGTTCCGGCACGGCTGCCGAAGCGTGACGCGATAAACGGTACAAGCACGCCTGCGGCAACGTAGAAAAGCCAAAACGCGACGGCGAGCGGTGGCGCCAGCCACCACAGAAAGAGGCCGACGAAACTACCAACGCCTAGCGCCACTATACTTGGCGAAAGGAGGCGGATGAAAAGGTTGTCGAGCGTGTCGATATCGCCAACGATCCGCCCGAGTAGGTCACCACTGCGGCTGCGAGCGAGCCTGGCGGGAGTAAGTGGTTCGATGCGGTCATAAAACCAGACACGCAGTGATGCGAGCAGCCGGAATGTCGCTTCGTGCGCCAGCACCCGTTCGGCGTAGCGTCCACCGGTGCGAACGATGGCAAAGCCGCGCACTCCGGCGCTGGGGGTGAAAAAGTTGAAGGTGTGCGCGGTCGCGGCACTCATTCCGGCAAAAGCTGCCGCGCTCAGAAACCAGCCGGAAAGTGCCAGCAGGCCAATGCTGGCCATGGTCGCCGCAAGGCTGAAAAAGAGTCCCCAGAATATCCACAGGCGACTGGGCCAGAAAAGTCGCAGGAACGGAACAAGCTCATTCATGCCGCGCTCTTCGTTCTTGTTTATGCCCGAGCAGGTTGCACACGTGTTCGTTGGCATCGCAGTAGTTATTGGAACACGGGTCGATGTGGATAACCACGTCGGCATTTGGGACACCATTTTTGATGCGCGCTTCTACTTTGTCGGCAATGCGGTGTGCCTGTTCAATGGTAAAAAAGCGGCAGACGGTAATATGCAAATCCATGACGTTGATCGATCCGCTTTTGCGGGTGCGTAAATCATGAAAATCGATCAGAGCCTTTTCGTCGTTAATAATGGCTTCGATTTCCTGTTGTAGCTCATCGGGCAGAGCCGTTTCCGTCAATTCCTGAAAAACCCGCCACAGCATCATAACCGCTTCTTTCATAATGTAGACGGCTACAACCAGCGAAATCACGGGGTCGATCCACGGAATGGGCAGGAAATACATGATCACGAGCGCCACAAAAACGCCGCCGTTCGACCAGACATCGGTGGAGTAGTGCAGCGCATCGGTTTTCAGGGCAATGGAGTCGGTTTTGAGCGCCACACGGTTTAAATAGCGGCTGAGGAAAAAGGATATGATAGTGCTGAGTGCCATAACCGCTATGCCGAACTCCAGATGTTCCATAACAAACTCGCCACTGATAAGTCGGGCAATTGCTTCTTTGCCGATAATGATGCCGATGGCAAAAATAATCGCTGACTGAATCAACGCGGCCATTGTTTCGAATTTTCCATGTCCGTAAGGGTGTCTGGCGTCGGCGGGCTCTGCCGCAAAACGGATTCCAATGTAGTTGATGGCACTCATCAGAATATCCATCACGGAATCTATCGCCATGGCTATTACGGCAATGGAGTTGACGGAAAACCCCGTCACCATTTTTAAGAGTGCCAGCAGCGTCGCCACGGTTATGCTGAGGCGCGAGGCGCGGAGTTTGGTGGAACTATCAGTGCTGGATGTGTCGATGCGCGGGGCCATGAGTGCTCCTGAGTCTTGCGCGCAGGTCGGAAAAAGAAGCGCGCTTTTCTTGTGATTTTTGGTACAGTATAGTGATTGGAAGCATACCATACCACCCATATAGGAACATCGATTTTCTCTACAGGAGGTGCCCCATGATTGTTGGAATATTGCGTGAAATAAAAACGGCAGAAAGTCGTGTCAGCATGACTCCCGCTGGAGTCGAAGCGATGGTTGCACATGGTCATGAGGTGTTGGTCGAGCAACATGCAGGACGTGCCAGCGGTTTTGACGATCAGGCCTATTGTGACGCGGGTGCGCGGGTACTCACATCATCTGCCGAAATATACCGTCATGCTGAACTGGTGATGCATGTCAAAGAGCCGCAACCATCTGAATACGAACTGATCCGTAAGGGTCAAGTGGTGTTTACCTATTTTCACTTTGCTGCTTCAGAAGCACTGACCCGCGCCATGATTGCCAACCGTTCGGTTGCCATTGCCTATGAAACCATTACCGACGTCCACGGTACACTGCCGCTCCTGACGCCAATGAGCGAAATTGCCGGTCGCATGGCGACGCAGCAGGCAGCGCATTATCTGGAACGCTCATCAGGTGGGCGCGGAATTTTGCTGGGCGGCGTCCCCGGCGTGGCACCAGCCACCGTGGTCATTCTCGGTGCTGGCGTGGTAGGAACCAATGCCGCGCAGATGGCGTGCGGTTTGGGGGCGCGGGTGGTGTTGCTGGATACGTCGCTGGCGCGATTGCGTCATCTGGCGGAAGTAATGCCGAAAAACTGTACCCTTTTGCTGGCCACAGCGGAAAATATCCGTCAACTCCTTCCTGAAGCCGACGCCGTTATCGGCGCGGTGCTCATCGAAGGGGGCAAGGCACCGATGCTTATTCGTCGCAGCCAATTGGCGCTGATGAAGCGGGGCGCACTCTTAATTGATGTGGCAATTGATCAGGGGGGATGTTTTGAAACCTCACGCATGACCACTCATCAGGAGCCAGTCTACGATGTTGACGGAATACTGCACTACTGCGTGGCGAATATGCCGGGAGCGGTGCCGCTGACATCAACGATCGCGCTGACCAATGCCACCCTCCCGTATGCATTGGCCTTGGCCGATCATGGATGGGCGCACCGAGCGAAAAGCGATGCTGGCATGCGCAACGGAGTCAATATTGCGT from Chrysiogenes arsenatis DSM 11915 carries:
- the cydC gene encoding thiol reductant ABC exporter subunit CydC, which codes for MNELVPFLRLFWPSRLWIFWGLFFSLAATMASIGLLALSGWFLSAAAFAGMSAATAHTFNFFTPSAGVRGFAIVRTGGRYAERVLAHEATFRLLASLRVWFYDRIEPLTPARLARSRSGDLLGRIVGDIDTLDNLFIRLLSPSIVALGVGSFVGLFLWWLAPPLAVAFWLFYVAAGVLVPFIASRFGSRAGTETLVASNQLRTALVEDIQGMADLLAYGAYRKHQKRIAAYAAQLLQGQRKFAYASAFGSATNTCLAGFAVVILLIIAIPLSQAGVFDGAHIALIAFGSLAAFEAVMGLPLAWQSLGKTVNAATRLNEIVCATPAVTFPEQSIALPNRYDVVFQNVTFGYDPSKPIVQDFSLRIDQGKTVAIAGRSGIGKSTLTHLLARLYDPQQGEIAIDGIDVRHFDEATLRTLIGVVSQKSDLFGATIRDNLLLGKPDANDDELWQALERAKLAAFVRTLPHGLETWVGESGATLSGGQGRRLVLARTLLKRPPIIILDEPTEGLDPLTRAEFMQTVWDNIDGQTVLLITHDQDDLLRADAVVKMA
- the ald gene encoding alanine dehydrogenase, producing MIVGILREIKTAESRVSMTPAGVEAMVAHGHEVLVEQHAGRASGFDDQAYCDAGARVLTSSAEIYRHAELVMHVKEPQPSEYELIRKGQVVFTYFHFAASEALTRAMIANRSVAIAYETITDVHGTLPLLTPMSEIAGRMATQQAAHYLERSSGGRGILLGGVPGVAPATVVILGAGVVGTNAAQMACGLGARVVLLDTSLARLRHLAEVMPKNCTLLLATAENIRQLLPEADAVIGAVLIEGGKAPMLIRRSQLALMKRGALLIDVAIDQGGCFETSRMTTHQEPVYDVDGILHYCVANMPGAVPLTSTIALTNATLPYALALADHGWAHRAKSDAGMRNGVNIAWGAVTHQAVAEAFGLPFTPVEAVVNTLLPSGG
- a CDS encoding cation diffusion facilitator family transporter, whose translation is MAPRIDTSSTDSSTKLRASRLSITVATLLALLKMVTGFSVNSIAVIAMAIDSVMDILMSAINYIGIRFAAEPADARHPYGHGKFETMAALIQSAIIFAIGIIIGKEAIARLISGEFVMEHLEFGIAVMALSTIISFFLSRYLNRVALKTDSIALKTDALHYSTDVWSNGGVFVALVIMYFLPIPWIDPVISLVVAVYIMKEAVMMLWRVFQELTETALPDELQQEIEAIINDEKALIDFHDLRTRKSGSINVMDLHITVCRFFTIEQAHRIADKVEARIKNGVPNADVVIHIDPCSNNYCDANEHVCNLLGHKQERRARHE